One Zingiber officinale cultivar Zhangliang chromosome 10B, Zo_v1.1, whole genome shotgun sequence genomic window, CATATGTAACGAGGGTGTCTCGAAGGATGGGATGGAAGAAGCTTGTGGTAATGTCTGTGGAAGCTACAACTCAGCTAAGTGGAGTCCCTTTATCCATGGCTACAGTGCATGATCTTGTATCTCAAAATTGCACGTCTAGTGCAATGTAAGCTCATCAATGCTCATACATAAATATATACACACTGGCAGTAGGAATAGTCATATGCTTACTTAAACTTGTTCAAGGGTGTTGTTTCAGATAGTtatatgcaattttgaaagctggaaatggtaaagatgcaattttgaaagctggaaatggtaaagattCAGTATGCAGTTGGTCTCAATTAGTTCGGATATGGTTTGTTGGTCGAGTTTTTACTTAAATTCaactattattttattaaagCTTCTTTTATGGTTCTTTAGCATCAAGAGGTTTACCTTGTATTGAAACTTTTGTTGCATATATTTCTTGATTCATAAATTTTCAGTGTATATTTCTAATACTCTTGAGTAAATTCCATTAATGCCTCCTTATTGCAAGATACTAGTTTCAGTGAATCTAACTTGTTATAATTTTTCCATTTTGTCATAACCAGATTGAAAGTTGCTGATACTTTACCTCCCTTAGGAATCATCATTAGCAGAGTTACCTTTATGGGTCATGATCCATACATATTTCTTAGAAGAATTGCACGATATTTCATCCAATATCATCATAGGGAAGCAAAATATCAAATTTTGCAGATAATTTACTTCTGTGATCCCGCAATGAGTTGTATTTGTATCATATGTTTATTTGCAGATTTGTACTTGTAGGTACGAATATAGATGGGCGGATGGTGTGCAAATAAAGAAACCTATTGAAGTCTCAGCGCCAAAGTATGTTGAGTACCTGATGGAGTGGATTGAAGTTCAGCTCGACGATGAATCTATTTTCCCTCAAAAGCTCGGTAGAGCCTGTCGATCCAAGTGTTCAATTAATCATTCTTCtaatacaacaacaactaagGGAGCTTAAATTGCTGATCTTCATTATCTGATGTTTTTTTTGTAGGAACACCTTTTCCTGCAAACTTCAAAGACGTCGTGAAGACAATATTCAAGCGGTTGTTCCGTGTTTACGCACACATTTATCACTCTCATTTCCAGAAGATTGTGAGCCTCAAGGAAGAAGCACATCTCAACACCTGCTTCAAGCATTTCATTCTTTTCACTTATGTAAGTGCCTACCTCCGCTTAAAATTTCATTTCTTTCGTCAACCTTTCATACCCATTTGAGAATCGACATGTTCGTGTTATTGTGACGCAGGAGTTTGGGTTGATCGACAAGAAGGAAATCGCCCCGCTGCAAGAGCTGATTGAGTCCATCGTTCTATAAGTTTGTTGCTAATCTAAAGCACTTAAATGATCTTTCAGGTAATCAATCTTATTTCACTGCTAAGTTTCTCTCGAGTGGCTTGTATGTTGATGATGCATTGTTTATTACACATAATTAATGAGTAAATATTAATATGATTTTGTGTGACCCACCTCCACCACGTGTTCCTTGTGGCTCTGAATCAAGAAATTTTGCTGCCACACCTCCCGCCCTCTGCCAGCGTGGTGAGGgctcgagagagagagagagagaggcagaAAGCGGTAGAATTGTATCATTAGAGTAAAATTTGAATCCTATGAGGACGCTTGGGGCCGGCAGTGGAGAAGGCACTTGGAGTGAGGTTACATtattgcatctttaccatttccagctttcaaaattacatctttactaatatattatttatgtgtttttacagtttacaaatctcaactactctagagttgaaattgatgaagtgcggttcgattgggcggaatgcatgctagattacatttgaagtgcggttctaccttgatgtgttgttaaaagaatgttctatcttgattttgatatctattagctagcttttgatgtaaaaagaatgtttgggtattttatggatattgttgtaagaagattatttatataatttatgaatatttgtgtattttatggatattattgaatgaagaatatttgtataatttgtaaatatttgtgtatttttttttattgtcggttttaaaatcaaatttgtgctgttaaaaaatatatatattacatcggttttccaccgctgcaaaaccggtgttattaactaatattacatcggtcatttaccgctgccaaaactggtgttattaacatacaatattacatcggttttacaccgttgatgaaacggtgtcgttaagtgatactacaccggttaataaccgattcaaagaccggtgtcgttaagtgatactacaccggttttaacccgatgtctaaaatggcagacttttaacatcggcttcatagacatcggtcgaaaatgaaataaacactggtggaaaatcgatgtctatgaaggtttttgttgtagtaataataactaaggtctagttcttttattaagtcagtataaaaataacttacctaaaatggtcatactcaatacacttagagtctactagtgtaatttattagtcaagataaactaatacctaattacactaggactatttcaatggtttgttcctttacatcttagtcgtgagcaactatttataatttataaagaactgataacatgatcttctgtgagtgacacgacacatcatattatctacaatataaattaattgaacaactacacttaacaaataaaatgtagacatttgaccaatgtgattcttttattttaaaaataaatgtttacaaaagttaagcttttagtatacactctaacaatcctagttggaggctaggtaagggaaatcttagtatatcgtggaagccaggtggataggtctggaggacctgatccctgggtagctgaatactgaggcaagggaaatctcggtatatcatggAAGCCAGTTGGATAtgtttggaggacctgatccctgggtagtcgaatactaagtcttggtgaatgaagccagaatgagaaaatcctaaggggtggtaaccttaggtaacaagaagtcttggaggagtgaactccaagaaaggttgatcggatggtttccgatcGACCGCGCGCAGTCGACTGGACTAGCGGATCTCGATAaatctaggattaggtttaccattatattctgtattactattattgttgttggctaatatagtattgcaggaaaggtcttagtggatcaggtgatcatacactgagcaggcaaagtccaaatatgtctggaggaccatgtttggcaggtaagttgaggtaaacaactagaggagcgacagtgaggtcgaattcctgaaaggaacaacctaaggtcgccgatccaactgaaaaaatcgggaaggtttccaagttgagatcaagatagtattactcatgcattattattgttgtgctaacatctgttttgcaggtttatcgcctaacactgttttgtaaggtccaactggatcggtcgaccgaacaaggcaaaATCAATACAGTATTCAGATCAAGTCAGAACAGATCAGAGTCCGATCAAacattgatcgatcgaccgaacagtatGATCAGTCGATCGGACCATGATGACTCAACACCAGTTCATCAGCActgatcagcagcaaaggaaaagaagcggatcagtcgaccaaacatagggatcggttgaccaaaccaatcaacattaatggTGCATTAACTGTTGATCTCGGCaaatcacgacgaacagggaagaaagttgttcgatcgaccgaaaagttggatcggttgaccgaaccctttatgatcagtaaatgcaaaagatcgagccagcgtcagactctagccaagaaggaagggagcgggttcagtcgaccgaatagtgggatcggtcgaccgaacgtccagtacacctataaaaggaggctcaaaGTCTGCATCCAAACAACACTACTGACAATCTAAAAGCTCTTCACTGTAAACAGATCATGCTACAAGTCATCATCAGCTGTGCAAGATACTCCATCCGGAAATACTGACCACGCTTCAACCTTCAATTAGTACTGTCAGTATACTTTAGTCGTATTGCAtttaaatacaaataagatagtagggttgttactatcttatatttttgtatctgtacgatctgcttctttccgaaggatttcgaaaagaagagttatagtgatttcccatcggtgcggtcaaggaccgcgggccttcgagtaggagtcgagttaagctccgaacgaagtaaacgaattCGTCTCTCTTTTTATTTCCCACTGCACAATTCTGATTTTAAAGTTAAAGATGAGTTTTAaaagagcgcgatattcacccccccccccccccctctatcgctcgcatcTGATCTATCAATTACTTACCTTGAATTAACaatcacctaagttgtaaccaagtaaacaatctacctctttttttctttaattaaatttctttttatgcaattgtttcttaatttagcttgaaaagataagaaagattttatttttattttaggcTATGCAtccaccccctctagccggccgtcaAAGGATCCTACATTATCGCCCACTTCTTGTAATTTCCATAGCAATTGAATCACGTACTGACATCCAATATATATTACCAGGATTATCTTCATTCTCCATCGTATAGTTTGCTGTAAATATATTGCGTTCAGTAGATGGTTGATAACTTTCATACTCAGCTATTCAGAGTGCCTCATTTGAAATATTCTTCTTTCTTATATAGTTGTGAATGACCATTGTTGCCAGCACAATTTCTCCATGTATCAATATGATAATAAGGCATATTAGCCAAAATGTTCCATCTTACTTTCCAAACTCCAAATGTTAGTTCAACACAATTCCTACATGAAGAGTGGTAAAAATTGAATCTTTCTTTCAAATTTCTTGGTGCACGTAGTTGTAAGGTCTTAGCTCGACGAAAGTCTTCAAGATGATATCTTATATTTACACCTTTATAAGGACCCATATATCCTGACATATGTGAATATCCATCATTAATCAAGTAATACTTTTTTCCTTTTGGGCAAGGAAAATTAAGTTCTGGCCTACGAATAGCATCTCCAAATATTCTATTATCATGAGTAGCTCCTTCCCATCCAACCCAGATAAATGTAAAACACATATTAAAGTCCACAATTGCTAAAATATTTTGCATGGGAAAACCTTTGCATCTAATATATGGGATTGCTTTTCCTTGTGGTAATCACACCTTAACATGTGTGCCATCAATTGCCCCAATGCAATCCCATTatcatttaaaacaaacaatttagTAGATTACAAACACTAAATAAGTTTAAGACATGAATATGTGGTGTTTATTatcttcaaaataatatagcataCACCAAAAATGGCTTGTATCATTGATATTGCGGCATGGTATCATTTTCCCTCATTATACTCAGGATGAGGTTTAATTATATCTTCAGCTAGCTTCCCAACAACTTTCAAAACTCTATGAAAATATCTTGAAATGGTTTCACCTGAATGATTAAATATCTCTTGCAATAGCCTATTATCTGTACCATGAGCACAAGTCATCAAAAAAATTCCTACTTCCTCATAGATAAACATTTCCCTAGTAGGGATTAAATCATAGTTTTGGATTTACTCATGACATAAATCTAAGAATATAGGTTTTGTTAGACAAAAAACTTGATAACACCTTATTTTACGGTCATTAATACTTCTTCTATTAATTTATTGTCAGTTCGCTCAGTTGTACGACATGGAACTTTATGAAAATAAGTCTCAAAATATGTTAAAATGCTAAGTGTTATTATTTTGCATACAATCAACCATTCTAGATCATCTTGGAATCCATCTTCATCTTCAATTGGTTCCTTCTCACAAAATGTGTTTGAATCAGTTAAAGCACAGTGTTGAACATCCCAAGGCTCCATTAAACTATAGAAGTCATGAACAAAAAATGTATGAGATACCAAAACCAAAAACATTGATTAACTTTGATAAATATTGTATCATGTTTACCAGTCAAATAAGATTAAAGATTAAAGATTAAAAATGTAGCAAAACTAATAATAAAGTCACACAATTGGAAAATAAATCAGCAACTTCAACTACTGAATTCCTCATATCATAGGTACAAACCACTATCAATGACATTAATTTTTCTTGCTCATGTCATGATTATACTTTAGCCACGCCAAACAACAATCATTATCAAGTTGATTGAGAAAAATCACCTGTATTTCTTTTTTTCTCAACAAGTTACAAGCGTAACACCAAAGCTCAGTTTTATGTTATATTCCAGGGATATTCTTTAATATCACCATTGAAGATTCAATGTCTTTCTCTATCGAAGGTGTGGAAGTTGCGGTGCTCTTATTTTCTAGATACTTTAAAGAGAGTGAATATCTTCCTTTATTGAGGTTGCTCCAgaaattttcttcttttctttaccaTCTTCTCCATTAAATTTTCTCTTTGGCGATGACAAAGATGGAAACACAATATCATTAcctatattagttgtttctttgaTTCCAAAGCTTACGTCATTCTTGATTTCCCTATCCTCATTATATTCACTATCATCGATACTAATATGCCCTTCAAAATTAGGAAAATCATCATTTTCCTTCATAACCTCTTCATTGTCATCAACGCAATGCATTGTTTGTTGACTTGGTGCCCTTTCCCTTTCCCCATGGCAGCAACAtcataaaataatttatcatattGAAACCATACGAGTGATAaatctttatttctaaatttggCATACTCTCTATTTTCTTGGAATAATCAAGTATATTATTGTCAATGAATGAATAAATAATGTCatgcaaataaaattagaaacatTACCCTAAATTTTCTCTCCCACCATTCATCGGAGGCATCAAGTGAATTATTTGTAGGATTCCAATCAACTCTGATTTCCATCTGCATCATCTTCTTGAATAATAACCAATCCTTTTTCATGGAATTCCAATGGTTCCGAAGCTACTTGTACACATAATTTTTTCCAGTTATATCATTAAACTTTCTCACTAAGTTTTTCCATCCATTCGTATTAAAGTGACTATTTGGTCGATTGCCCAATAAAATTTCCTCTCCATACAAATCAACAAATTTCAGGGATAAAAATGTAGCCCACCTTGCATTTGAACGCCCTTCACTTTGTTGATTTATTTTAGTTGAATTTTTACTTGTATTCTTACTCAAAGTTGAATTTGATGTGACTCCTTTGTTTCTATTGTCTTGATTTTCCATTTCCaaactaaaaaataaaccaaaaaccaaaaaaaaaaaaaaatgaggaacAGTACCAAAATCAAAAGTGGAGCTTGGATAGGGGAATAATAAAACTAACAAGATGATATTGCTAATTTTTGCTTAATCACTATTCATGTTTCTATGTCACAATATAATGTATGAGTGGTTTCTGTAGGGGTGTTAAAAATGAACTCGACCCAATAACCCGACTCGAGTCGATACGAAAAATATTGGGTTAGGGTTGTAGATTTTAGGATTAGGGTCCAATCGGGTTGGACTCAAAATCTAACCCAAAATTTTTTTGGGTTGGGTTCTGGTTAACCCAAGTTGACCTGAATTAGGAATCAGGTTACCCATCAACCTGAATCCACCCGAACCCACCCGTACCAAACCAATATTTAATGTTTATAAATGTTGAAAGTGAGTTACAGTGTTACTTGTATAATTATAAAGAAGTCTAAGTTGGAGCAAAAAGAGTAATTTGGATATAAAATTTAATGGTTTAAAAAAAGAGAGTACATTTTTACCAtatggataaaaataataattttctattaatttaatttaatattttaatttggaAATCTAATGTTCAAAAGGGTATTTTAGTAAATAAGTGCCAATTGTGCCATTGTATTTGTAGGTGTTTTGCGTATTGACTTTTTAAGTGATATGGTGTCTTCTGAGTTGTCAATCAATTTATTAGGGCTAACTGTTTAGGGAGTTAGCAAGGGAGAGGGGTCAGGGAATAGGGGGTCCATGGTACATGATTATGTTTCCCCACAACAACATGAATTCTCAACCTATTAATCTTGATAAAGAGGAGGATAGTGAGGAGGAGGGACTAGAGGGTGCACCAACTATATCTATGACTAATAGGGATTTAGTTGTAGATGAAGAAACGTGTTTGCAACGCAAGGCCTCCGGCTCTGGAAGTTGCAAATGAAAGAGAATCTTGAAATCAAAGTGGTGGCAATATTTTGAGATGCTTCCTTAAGTAGAGGGAGAAGATTTGCATTACAAATGTAAAGCTTGTGAGATTACATACAAAGCAGAAAGTAGCATGGGTACAGGTAATCTCCGACACCATATCCTTAATCAATGTCCTAGACAGAAAGCTAGTGATATTGCTCAAGCTTTAATAGAACAAGGTGATAAAAGTCTTACAATTAGGTCACAAAAGTTCAACCAGGAAAGAGCTAATCTTAGCAATCGTGAAGCATGATTTACCATTTTAGTTTGTGAAAtatgaggcaattagatctatttTTACCTATTTGGAACCTCAAGTAAATCATTTCACTAGAAACACCGCAAGGACCGATATTCTAAAGATGCATAAAAATGAATGAATAGACAAGCTCAAGAAATGTGTTCATGCCTTGAAAAAATTTGTTTCACTTCTGATTTGTGGACTTCTATTGCCACTGATGGTTATATATGCTTGATAGCACATTTCATTGATTCTAATTGGGTTTTGCAAAAAAggataatcaacttctcttataTGCCTCCACCTCAggtgtaacgcctgaaaattctcaaaataaatatttttttgaaatttttagaatagccgaagtagaaaaaataaataaggacgtaaaatagcctaagcgggaattgaacccaagacctattagactctacgccttatagatgactctagtaaccaggacgccccagcaggggtgtgctgaaagaagaggaaaacaattatatttaaagttAGTCGGGgtgaattaatcacttaatataaataggaaacttaagtgaGGATTGTTATTTTCTTGAACGACAATTCTTCTTTTCCCTCAACCTCACCCGCTGACccctttctcctcctcaccctctcggtgCCCAAGTTtaaagaagacctagggtttcaccctagggccataggagcaccttccggcgatgattccggcaCAAGgatgctcctctccgcgagaagaaagcaTAGACGCAAGAAGGTCGTCGAGGAGATCTCTTCTTCGGAAAACCTAGCGAGTGGATTGTAAGGAAAATTAGCGTAGGAagtgagtaacccctcacctacagtataagtagttatTTGTATGTTTCTATGCTTTAGTTTTGTCATATACAAATCCATCGGTacgtagggtgtgaattagtgcacacaAAGTGCTCGATGAAATGGTTAGCAAAGCTAAATGCcatagtaggcattttaatagtttagttaAATGTTGTAGATGCATTTAAACAGTATACTTAGCCTTGCTTCAGCttgtatgggactacggtccaatgggtgggctcccatagtcgcctctaggttaagataacctagctctaggttcagataacctagtaaaaagcaatatatgataaattagttataaaatcagtattttattttatcaatggCACCATAcaggacttcagttgtccttgggttgggctcccacagtcgtccctaggtttagataacctagtaaaccctactaactTCGggtcttgcaaccccgggtctagttagggatgcgcgcatagcaagtacagttgtcgggcccatcagtagcatgattagtatttttatctacgtatgaaaatagttttcaaacttcacaactagctatgtgaatacagcttagctttagtttagttttctcattGGTATAACAATCAACTTAGCTTATGTGTCGATTTAGTTAGCTTGTCGATACCATGGATAGCTTTTCGTTCAGTACTTGTTAGCATGACTTACATattcatatgccatgttttagtgttTTCAGCATGATTaatagcatgtatttcaaatagcatctcttaaaagaaagcatgattttcttcgaatgcatgttttgtgaggtagatggtttcttactaagctcccaagtttatagttgcatttttccttatactgcagacaaaaggtaaaggaaagacggattagcggaggctggaggacaatgctaccagatgtgtgtggaagaggaacttggaataaagatctttgggaattAGCAAAGTTAAACTTCAGTATTTTCTTTTGTTATTACCTTTCTGCACTTCTAGGATGATAGGTATCAGAAATGGTGAACCTAAGTATTATGCCATGCTTCGACTGCTGATTGTCTTACTAATAGATAGTAAATGTGAGTAATGATATGCCTAGTAGTGATTTTATGctcttagtttatttctgaaagTTCCTGTACAAGTCTGGGTGAGATTTctacagaaatcagaaacccaatcgatcagttgatcgattgagcagtcctcaatcgatcagccaatcgattgggagaagtccccgcgtacagaagGCTAGTGAGTCGATTAGCTGGTCGATTGGGGAGccccgatcgatcaactgatcgatcgaaGCGCAATctgtcgcgtacagagagctgatgagttgatcagctgatcgatcaaccatggatcgatcagccgatcgatcgggaatttaatcccgctaacagagagcttctgaatcgatctctggatcgattgaccagattagatcgatcatccgatcgatccagtttTGACCCCGGTCACAGTAGCGAGTtgagtcgatcagtggatcgatcagacaactccaatcgattagcaGATCGATTGAAGTGTTTGATTTCAACGAGAAGTGCCTAACTTCAGTTTACGGCCAAATAGAAGTTAAgatcccttctttagcatatgtataaCTTCAGCAATGTATCTCGAACACAAAGTTTAAATTTTATAGCACACAGCATAGAGTTTTAATTCATTCAGTTTATTTCCACACAAGAATaattagcataatgtaacccccagcCTCACAGTttagtcagtaggaggtgggtcgttacagagtggtatcagagcaaattccatacttcctcacacacatccgcattgaacctgcagcctccaagtaagaatacctctcactttatttatgttttgttactttcatgtttatagatactagagcttgtttatatatgataacatttaacatgataatagtagttatgtacttatgagtgtattagttatgcatgtcctctattccttagaaaatggtacgaggacgcccagctaaaaaGACATCAGCTACTGAGTCCTAGCATGAggtaggcagctcagtgcctcctccagaccttacaacagtagtggctcagttacagaagcagctagctaaacagcaacaggagatagccaccctaagggatAACCAGCAGAACACttccactgtcactccagaacctaacttagcaaccccagtggtgatagaggttccaccagtccaacctgcagcaccagtagccccagcagcaggggcaaggagagaagcttacCTGATCTAGTGGTAGAAAaacaagccagagaatttctcaggcaccagtgaaccatgggacgcccaagcctggttcaaaacactggagagtacgatggagcttctggactagccagaggttgaaaaggtgaaatgcacctcattctgcctgacaggagacgcacgtatgtggtgggagaggattaagaCGAAGCGCCTAGTgagccagatgacatgggctgatttcgagagagaattctttgaggaattctttcacatgcgggtcacaaaccgccactacgacgagttcactaaattttgtcagggcaacctttcagttgaggaagtcgtgaagaaattcaacagattggcccgtctatgccctgaattagtcggcactgaaagagaacgagtccggttgatgctcaagatgttaaggacggaaatagcaatgaatgtggccagcggcgttcataggccgcaaactacagaggaactagtaagcagtgctctaaccaccgagcattaccagaataacatcaaacagcagaagcaagccttctcagagtctaaaggccaaggaggtacaggtactcagaaacaccaaggCCACagttctaactggaaagggaactccagtaacaaatgaaagccagggagttacccaaaaggacgACCAGCTAGCAAAcggcctagttatcccaagtgcgctacttatgggaaattccaccccggagtttgtcgcaagggcacacgaggatgctttgagtgtggccAGGAAGGGAATATGGCTAAACAATGTTCGAACAAGACCAGTGTTCCtacaccacagccgatccagtacggagctaacccagcacagttacattagatgcaggctgctatagatggtccacacatcagtcagggcagactagaagccccctcaaccACGACGAATGctaggatctactcactcaccagggaggatgtagcgaatacctcaacagttgttacaggtcagattagtattttacagcaaagtgcaactgtcttattcgatactggggcaacccactcttatgtatccaggacATTCGCCGAAAAGCTAGAAATACCTCCTgatgcacttagtggtcagttcctgacgacactaccttcaggagaaattatggcatctacgcactggctccgagcagtgtcagtcattatagcggacagagagctttttgatgatttgatagtgctagatatggctgactatgatgtcatcttgggaatggactttctgatcaagtacggtgcctctatagagtgccataaatagaaagttgtattccaacctgaagcagaagtgcagtttgggtacacaggagaaccaaagagaaagaccaagaagtttctcttagctctgaaagcacaaaaactacttgattcaggatgtacgggattcctagaaCATGTAGTCAGTACTAGTTAGGACAAGGGtcaaaagctagaggaggtccgagtcgtacgtgactacccagtagtcttccctgaggagttaccaggcctagcaccagacagggagattgaatttgagatagaactcatccccggtacaaatcccatcttcaaagcaccctaccgcatggctctagcagaactgaaggaatttcaggagcaactacaggagctgcttgacaagggcttcatacactctagtcactcaccatggggagcacctgtattgttcgtgaagaagaaggacgggagcatgcg contains:
- the LOC122029109 gene encoding MOB kinase activator-like 1A; protein product: MGWKKLVVMSVEATTQLSGVPLSMATVHDLVSQNCTSSAILKVADTLPPLGIIISRVTFMVVFVSYVYLQICTCRYEYRWADGVQIKKPIEVSAPKYVEYLMEWIEVQLDDESIFPQKLGTPFPANFKDVVKTIFKRLFRVYAHIYHSHFQKIVSLKEEAHLNTCFKHFILFTYEFGLIDKKEIAPLQELIESIVL